The Lolium perenne isolate Kyuss_39 chromosome 6, Kyuss_2.0, whole genome shotgun sequence genome segment CTTTCATAGAAGAGCACTCACTTTTTCCTCTATATTTTTATTTACAAGTTCGATTGACGCATTTGCTAAAACTGCACACTCCCTTTGTTGAAATGTACTgatttaatttttttatttttatataaTTAGAATTGATTCATTAGAACCCGTAACAACGCACGGGGAATCATCTAGTAGTATATTAGTAGTATATAAAGAGATAGCGATATTTACATTTCTTCTCATAAATCAGAATTAGAAAAAAAATTGGTACACGTGAAAGTGTGAAAACAGGCAGAAGCAATGCACTCGCTCCCGTACCTATAAAAAAACTACCAGGGCTATTCTCGTAATTTTCTCCCCCACCAATTCCAATTCGCCGCTGCCCTAGCTTTCTGCCGTCGTCTCCTTCCCAGCGACGAACACCCACGAATACCTGCGCCTGATCCGGCGCCGGAAACCTAGATTCCACCACCCGAATCCTCTCCCCGTCGCCGATCTCCTCGGCGCTGTTCGATCCGCCCGTTCCCTCGTCAACTCCCGACAAGATCTGAGGCCTCCTCGCACCCATGGATCCGCGCGCCAGGTACCCTCCCGGAACAGGCAATGGCCGCGGCGGAAACCCTCACTACTACGCTCGTGGCCCGCCGCCCTCGCAGCAGAACCACCACCAGCAGCAGCAGACGCCGGCGGCGCACCAGCAGCAGTACGTGCAGCGCCAGCCGCAGCAGCAACACCAAAATCCCCACCACAACCACCaccaacagcagcagcagcagcagcagtggATGCGGCGAAACCAGATCGCCGCGAGCGAAGCGGGCGCGCCCGGGACCAGCGGGCCCAAGGCTGTGGCGCCATCCCCGGCGGCGGTCGGCAACGATTCCAGGTAAGTAGATCGGAGGCCTAGTAGTTTGGACGGCGATTTGCAGGTTTTGGTATCTGTTGCCTCAGCACATAGCTTAGGCGGACCACCAATGTAGCTTGTGAAAGCCAGCCAAACACGTTTGGGTGCCACTTCTTTTTCTGATCTGACGAGCCCACATCAGTTTTCTGCGTTCTATGTTTGTAATAACTGGGCTGTAGCACGAGTAGTTTCACAACCATTGCACTCGTAATCCGTCATTAAGTTAGACGTGGCTATGATGAATAGCCACGTCAGTGGAGAAACTAGAACTGGAGATGGCTACTCAGCAATTATGCTTGTTTTGTGCAGTTCGCAAGATTGGAAGGCCCAACTGAAGCTTCCACCCGCAGATACACGATTCAGGACGGAGGTAATTCTTGCCATTCTTTACTTGATTGTGGGTACTTTCCATACCAGGAGTCCCTGAACGTAGAATTGTGTTGGTTGCCATATCTGCTTTGCCACTAGTTTTTGTTGTTGTGGTACAAATTCTACTCATGACTTCCTTCATTTTATCATCATTTGTTATCTTTTGATGCCTTggttctttgatttgatttgtggagAACCTAGGTTTGAACAATGGTTTCTGAAATCCATGAGATATCTCCACACTAGAACTTGCAAGTCAGTATGTCATTAATTGGTAGTCGATGCTAGTTATTTGCATTTGCAACAGAGATAAGTAAGAAATTGTTGTAATGATAATACTCGCATATGAACCCTAGTAATTTAGATTATGGATTTTCAATTTCCACTGTTGAACCCTCAGCCAGCAGGTGCTGTGCTGCCGGCTTACTGGTGCTTTGTAATGGAGGCACCAGAGGCAGAAGATGGATCATGGCTAAGACTTTCTTTTGCGGGTAGTGGCTAAGACTTGTTTATTGATAGCTTGGTTAAATCAGACGTGTCTGCCTCTTAGAGATGGCTTACACATGAGACTCCAACAGGACTAGTGTGAACTGTGAAGACTTCACCAAAGGTTCTTGCAGCATTCCAAACTTAACACTAATGCTGAATTTGATCCAACATGTACCAATCCTGATTGGATCCTGTAGCTTGCGCCCTACTCCATCTGGCACCTAGTCACTTTTCGGGTGGGCTGTAGTGAATTTCTTACATAGCAGCTGTAGTTCATTTCTTTAGATTATAAATGTTGCCCACACTTTGGTGGGACGGTGCAATGCATCAGCTATCCAGGAGGTTAAATGGTTCTGTACATGTTTCAGAGCTTACTTGTGCTGTGAGTACATTTGTTAAAACTAAGCATGTCTTGAGTTTGCATCTGTAGTAGAGATTACATTTCATCATTTAGATTATTTTATTCCTCTTGTGTTATTGCTATTTGATGTTATGGTGAGCTAATGCATTAGTATGTTGCTtccttgctttgcatgttggcgtGCTCTTAATTATCTATTTTTTTTCTACACATAGGATGTTACTGCCACCAAAGGAAATGAGTTTGAAGACTATTTTCTCAAGCGTGAACTCTTGATGGGAATATATGAGAAAGGATTTGAAAAACCCTCTCCTATCCAAGAAGAAAGCATTCCTATTGCATTAACTGGAAGTGATATTCTTGCTAGAGCAAAAAATGGAACTGGCAAGACTGCTGCATTCTGTATTCCTGCACTTGAAAAGATTGATCAAGACAAAAACGCTATTCAAGGTTTGTGCTACACCCTCATTTAATCTGATAGATACTGTTTACAGGTCAAATTGTTACCACTTGCTTGATGGTAAGTAAGAGCTTTAGATGTTTTGACATGTATGCTTGTTTTTCTCAACTTTGGAGTTTTCTTTGTGTGTTTGCATGTGCACACCTGTCGGCTTTATTGTACTATAAGGTTTTAATAATGCAATGCTGCCTCTTGTGATATGCAGTTGTTATAGTTGTTCCCACACGGGAATTGGCTCTACAGACATCACAAGTTTGTAAAGAGCTTGGCAAGCACCTGAAGATCCAAGTTATGGTCACCACTGGTGGAACTAGCCTGAGGGATGATATTGTTCGTCTACATCAACCTGTCCATTTACTTGTTGGAACGCCTGGGCGTATTTTGGATCTTACGAAGAAAGGTGTTTGCATTTTAAAGGACTGTTCAATGCTTGTTATGGATGAGGTAATTCATAGTAAGCTTGTCTAAATACAGTcacgttgcttgtattgctttgtAAATGGCTGGGTTAGTTGTGTTATGTGGATTTTATTATCTTAGTCCATAGTCAGTATCTGCTCACTTGTAGTTGTATGTGTTTGCCAAAAAGGTTACCAAGCCACAGTTTTTGTGGCTACTCCTGGCAACTAGCACACAACAAAACATTGCCATGCTTTGCTATGCCGCGAGTTAGGCATTTTTGACAGAGTTAAACACCTGCTTAACTGCTTTATTTGTGGCCACACCTGTGGCAATACTCATTTTTTTTGCCAATTACAAGGTACACGCATCAGAAAAGCGTGCAAAGATGCGCTTAGGCTTGCCAAACTGTGGTTACTATTTTGATATAACATAAGGATTTACACATAAGGAATTTTGGATTTCACTAGTACACAAACCAAACATGGCTTGAATTATATGGAGCTAAGAAATTATCCCCGCCAATACTGTAGTTGCAAACCTAGAGTTCATCAGCAAACGAAATATTCCTTGCATCTACACCATGCATTCAATTGTCATTCTAGAAGTACCTTACGAAAATAATTTTAGATGGACAGTTTTTAACTATTTGATCGTGCAGTTGTATGTTCTCATTCATAACCAAACCACTTGTCCGAAAAAAAGCTCGTGTATAGGTATCTCTAATAAAAACTGTGCACTCATATATGTATTCCTAGCAATTTTACTTTCTCAAATGAGTGCCAGAATACTTCATGGGTTGCCAATTGCCTGATCCAGTGACCCCCTGTTCTAGCAGTTACTAGTTAAATTGTTATTCTGTTTGCCGCTAAAGAAAACAGACACGCTTCCTCCCTCAACTGTTGTATCAAGCTGCTCTTTCTGGTCCCTGTCGAAGAAATAGCATTTTTCGAATCAAATTGTAAATATTAAGTTCATTACTCTTTAGCCCAGTTGCAAATAACTATGAGAATGTTAGAAAGATCATTAGAGAATATGTATATTTGGAAGCAATAATTACCCAGTGGAGAAAACGAGATACGGTTCTTAGGCCAAATAGTAGCTGGAAGCCTTAGTCTGTAAAAGAAACGAGTAATGCTTCATAAGGACAAATAGTAGCTGGAAATGAGAGATAACGTGGTGCCCTAGGCTTCATCTTTTATTTAGAATACTACAATGAAATGTCTGCTATATTTTCGTCTAATTTATGCTGAACTGAGTTTGCTTGATATTGCACTATTTTGGTTCTGCAGTCTTGGGGCTGTCAGTAAATAAATACATCTACATATATATCTTTGTGATTTCCTTATGAGAGTTATTGCCTTTTCGTGCAGGCCGACAAGCTTCTCTCTCCTGAATTTCAACCTTCCATAGAGCAGTTAATCCGTTACCTTCCTGCAAGTCGACAGATTTTAATGTTTTCAGCAACATTCCCTGTGACTGTCAAGGAGTTCAAGGACAAATATCTGCCTAAACCTTATGTCATTAACCTCATGGATGAACTTACACTGAAGGGAATTACACAGTTTTATGCTTTTGTAGAAGAAAGACAGAAAGTTCATTGTCTTAACACCCTATTCTCCAAGGTTTGACTTTGTTTCTTAATTTAGTTAGGCATTTTGATCTCCTGCATAACATATAACTAATCCGTTTTATGTTTATATCCATACAGCTTCAAATAAATCAGTCAATAATATTCTGCAACTCTGTGAATCGTGTTGAGTTATTAGCCAAAAAGATAACGGAGCTTGGTTACTCTTGCTTCTACATCCATGCAAAAATGCTGCAGGACCACCGTAACAGAGTTTTCCATGACTTCCGTAATGGGGCATGCAGGAACCTTGTATGTACAGGTAAGTCTCTTCTGTATTCCCCATGTTCTTTCTGAAGGACATTGAACAAGTAAATATTTTATTTAGAGATAAGAAACTTGTGATAGTTCATCTTTTCCCTTTCTGTTTGTGTTCTCGCACTACAAGTAAAATATTTGGACCACTCAATTTAGCTTATGTCTTCATACCTGTTATTACGAACTTTATTTTGATGAAAAGGCAAATATACTGTTTCAACAGTTGACATGGAATTCTTATTTGGGCCAatcatttctatatgttttgtcttCAATAACCATCTGTTTACTTTGTTGATACAACTTTGGATAGTGAGTTCAATCCATCAAGACATGCTTGTCAAATTTCGAATGGCTAACTAAAATGATGATAGTTACAAATTAGTTCTGGCAGATAAAGAGATAATGGAAGAGAAAACCTAATAGTGTCCTTTCATGCCTGTCCATTTTACCGTGGTTACTTTTGGAATTTCATTAACTGCTTGTTATGAGCAGAATCAATTCATTGGTGAATTTATTAAGTAAACAATTCTGTTGCTGCTGATTTTTTAGCATGTGGGGCCGCGACTAGTAAAATTGTTTACTTGGTGCTGAAAGAAGTCCGGGCTGTGTGGCATATCATTTTTTCTAGTTTCTTATGTTTGTGGTCATATCTTTTTCAGATCTTTTCACAAGGGGGATAGATATTCAAGCTGTTAATGTTGTTATCAATTTTGATTTCCCCAAGAGCTCTGAAACATATCTCCACAGGGTATGGCATTGAAATAATCTTTTACTTAATTCTCGCACTGTGACAATCAAATTGTTGTTTTTATGTTGCCCTCTGTATAATATTCTGTTTGGTCCACAATTTTAATGCCTTTTGTTATCGGCACAGCGAAATAGAAATCTTATATCTTGTAAATGGTTATCCTTGATGTTATTTTGTTTACCTTTTGTTGGTAGTATATCTCCCACTGTGATTTTTAATTATTCGCTTGACCTTTTTTGGCCTTACAGGTCGGTAGATCTGGAAGATTTGGTCACCTTGGTTTGGCTGTGAATTTGATCACCTACGAGGACCGGTTTAACTTGTATGACCATCTTCCTACCGCAAATTTCATGAGGTCTTTAATTTCGTAGTTTCTCTCTTGACAGAATTTTGTTTCTGCGAACAGGTATAGGATTGAGCAGGAGCTTGGGACTGAGATAAAGCCAATTCCCCCTCAGATAGACCAGGCCATATATTGCCAATGATAGGATACTTTCTTCACATGTATTCACTTTCTCTGAGAGTAATAAGAAGACAACTCTTGTACATACCATCTCATCACCTAGCAGGTAATCAAGTTTTTTGACTCTCACCTGAAGTTTGTACTGTTCCATTGTCTTGTGGGGGTGGTGTGACATCCATGGGCTGGTTTAACTGTGAGAACTGCCTGCATATCTGCGCAAGTTTTTGTGCTTTTTTGCAGGTTGTTACTTTTGACAAATTTGGTCCATCGCAAATGGATCACCTAGGTTTACATATTAGTAGAGCTGCGAATTTAATACAGAGTAGGCAGTTTTCTTTTATCTCAGTCAATTCTTTTACGGAAAAGAACACTCCACAAACTACTATATAACAGAAAAATATTGTAAACCTACACATTGAAGTTTTTTTTGTTGTAACAGAAGTGCATGTAAGGCAGATTGTTCTCATAAAACACACATTCCTGTTTCACTCTGGCCCTACCTGACCCACCATTGTCTATGCTACTTCTGTAAACATAGACCCCATCCATTGGATGTTTGTCACGTGGGGGTGGCGTGACATCCATGGGCTTGGTTTACTGTAAGAACTGATTGCAGATCTTTACAATTTTTGTTCCGCTGTAGGTTGTCTGCACAATTTTTGTTCCTCTGTAGGTTTTTGCTTCTGACAAATTTAGTACATCACAAGTAGGTCGCCTTGGGCCTTTTGTGAGATATCACGTATGGTTACATATTAGTCAGGTTGCAAGCGGGGCGGGATGCGGCTGGCCGCCAGAGCGCGACGCGACACAGCGCATGCCCTGCGGAGGCTCGCGGAATGCCGCTTCATACCGCTAGAGCTGGCGCGGGATACAGCGGCAAACCGCACCATCCTGCATCATCCCGCATGACACAGTGCGAGACAGAGAACTGGTTAGAGCAGCTAGCTAGCTACTGGCTAGCGATcgatcataactcggaagtcactGCGTGACCGTGTGCTTAGAGCAGCTAGATGAGCTGATCGGGAGTACTCAAGTCGGACGCTCTGTACAAATATCATTACACTCTTACAATTACAATTTTTCACCAATCAGGTTCCTAATTCTGAAATCAAAAATATCAGCAATCGATAATTCTGAAATCAAAGAACACGCCTGTCGCCATCCTGGCCGTTCCACCGTCCACCACCCCCGCCGGCATATGCGCCGTCCCTCGCCGTCCGCAGCTCCATCGACGGAGCTGCGCTTTCTCCTCGTCTCCCTCGGTATCTCAAAATCGCAGCAGTCCGGTCCCAATCGATGGCAGCTCCTGGCCGCACGACCATGTACCTACCACCGGCCTCAAGCTCCAGGCCGCAAGCGCGCACCGCCATCTTGCTTCCAGCTATGGACGCGAGCGCCACCATCTCCCTGCCGCTGGCTCTTGCACTGCAGCCGGTCTCCCTACCACCGGCTCTGGCCGCCAGCACAGAGGAGCAGAAAAGCTGTAACAAGACCTCACTCCATAAGTAGAATACCTGAATTGCAGAAATCACGTTTGAGGGGCCAACGATGAGTATATTAGTAGAAGTTCAGACAAGACAAGGAATATCCTGGAATATCTCAACTGTATTAACTGTTGACATCATTTACAGTCTAAAtggcaaagaaaacaagaaagtCTGGAAATTTCTCGcaccatcctctacaccatccatctCCATAAATTCCCCAATATGTCATTTACAGTCTAAACAGCAAAGAAATGTGTAAAGATAACTCGATCCAAAGAAATGTGTAAAGACGATGGAGCTTCAAAACAGAGTTCATTTTGAAGAGATAAATGGCACCGATCTTTTGATATTAAGCCAATGCAACTTGCCTCataaaacagcaggattaaattaAACACTAGTAAGACAGCATACTATGTAAGACCGCGAATACTGCAACATCATCTTCAGAAAATTAGGGGTAAGCCTTATAAAAAAATCTCAGTAAACGCCCGGTACATCACGGATCACATGAACGGTACCAGTAAGAAAAACTTGATAAGAACGCTTATCAAACTTGATAAGAAACATGGCTAAAAAACAGTTAAGTGGCTCCATTTCCAATTAATGAAAGAAGAAGCAATTTCTGGACACCATACTAGACGAGGACTACAACCAAGTTGTAAGCCCCCAGTAACGTTTCTCGGAACAGCATTAACATTTTTATACTGAGAATAACAGACACCAAAATGTTCAGACATGGATACCCTAGGCATAAAGCTTAATTGACTGGCGTTTAATTGACTGCCTACCGCCTGTAGAGCACGTGGAGTGGAACCAAGAAACAAATTCCTGAGCGGCAACTTCGCATTCCCAACAGCCCAAAATAGAATGCACTGCTCACAATGAGTGATGACTGATGAGTGTGCAGCCTCGGTCTACTAGTAATATTGGTTTGTTTGTTCTGGTAGTTTGATGCAATGAGCTTCAAAACTAGGAGTATATATATTATAACAACCAGAAATAATTCTATGCCGTGAGAGTGTAGATTTACATCGTACATACGTTCCTACAACCTAAACAAGAAGGCAACAGAGAAAACAGAACAAAGACCATGTCAAAGTCGACTGATATGAAATCCAGATGGGACACCGATCATGTGCCGATCATCTGATATCCGGTCTTcacgacaaacacaacatgtaagcTCCGAATCAGGGCTGGTTTAGTGGAGGTCACATTATAATTTCCAGGTTCACAATCCAATCAGGGAACCAAGATTGTAAATGATATATCTCAGAACGGAATGGCATACGGAGTACATGATTCTAGCAGCTGATCCTTTGAGATCTTTGGGTCACATACCTTGAAGAGATCCTTCGTTTTTGGAGGTCCTTTGTAGGTCTCGATGGCAGAGATCCTTTGTAGGCCCTGATGTGGAGATGGCGGCGGTGCCGCCGTCGGCCACTCCACCAGGAACTGCGAGCGGCCATGTGGATGGAGGAACTGTGAGACGGGGCGCCGATGTGGATGGAGGAACTGCAAGCGGCGGCGCCGATGTGGAAATTGCGGCAGCGAGCAGATGTAGGTCCCGATGTGGAGATGGCGGCAGCGCCGCCGTCGACCTCTCCATCAGGAATTGCGAGAGGGGGATTACGGAGGGAGGTCGATGGGAAGAGGTGGTCGGGGCATCGAtggagggggcggcggcggcgaatcACGCCGCAGGAGGATGGTGCGACGGCATCgctgaaggtcaacgaggcgggaCTTAGCGTTTTTTGCGGTTGTTTAGCGGCTCACGCGGCGCGACCGCTTTATCCCGCGAGTAGCTCTGCGGGCTGTTTAGCGGCGCCGCGCAGGCTTCTTTTGCGGGGCGGCCCAGCGGCCTGGCGGGATATCCCGCCCCACTTGAAACCTGACATATTAGTACGGCTGTGAAATTGAAACAGCTTACTCCATTTTCTTTTTATCTTGTGAACTATTTAATGTAACATAACACTTcacaaaatacttgtagaacggaAAAAACATTGTAATATTACACATTGAAGTATTTCTTGTAACAGAAGTGTATGTAATCCAAATTTTTATCATAAAACGGCACATGGATGTTTCACCTTTTGGCCCTAGTGACCTGCCATTGTCTATGTTACTGCGTTGCTATTGGAAACATAGACCCCAGCCGCTGGATGGCACATGCAACCGGCGTggcagttgcatggcaatattggACTGAGTCTGATTAGTTCTTGTCACATGGGCGCCACCTGTATTGCCTATGTGGAGGATGTTTCAACCAAGCTTTGCACTCACATGGACCCTGTTAGCTACGTCAAAGACCGTGCGGATTTATGATCAAATCTGCCTCCCATATCACATCTGAATGCATATTTGATGGATTAAATTTAACTACTCCTACTTATCCGTTTTAAAATGATTGATATGGATTTATCAAGATTTGCATATTTGTAGACGTATTTTAGTATGTATACAAATATAGACAAATCTAAATCAactattttaaaacaaagagcttactaagtgctaattccctttttAAGTCCTGATGGCCTTGACACCCCTTTCTTACTTGCTAATTTGTTTTTTGGTGTTTATTATAGAGaattaccaggtcgaaccagctgttagattttgggtaatgattgtattttgcatgttgctAGTTTCTAACAGTACATAGGCACGATTTTAATCCACGATTATGTTCTCCGTTCTTACGTTTACGGTTTACCTCTTGTTTCAGCTTATGTTTACCTATCTATCATGTGTGCAGGTTTTAATGTGGGCCACCTGTGGTGTATGGGAACATTATTGTGGATCATGTGTGAGACAAGACATCCAGCTTGGCAAATTCTGATGGACCTCGTTATGCTAACATTAGTGTGGTTAACAAGGGGCAAACGCCCTGTTACTCTCAGGCGCACAGCGGTTGTACATTGCTAGGCGCCTGTTCCTGGGCTAGCCGTGGCCTTTTAGTTCTTTCAATCATAGTTCCCGTCTTTCCTCGGTGGTGTCATTAGCTATCTCTGACAGGACATTTTAACCCTGCTACTTACTGGTTGTGTGTCTGCGTTGTTGGTGCACGCAAGTGGGTACCTCAAGACTCAAGTCCCAGCTTGG includes the following:
- the LOC127306935 gene encoding DEAD-box ATP-dependent RNA helicase 8 — protein: MDPRARYPPGTGNGRGGNPHYYARGPPPSQQNHHQQQQTPAAHQQQYVQRQPQQQHQNPHHNHHQQQQQQQQWMRRNQIAASEAGAPGTSGPKAVAPSPAAVGNDSSSQDWKAQLKLPPADTRFRTEDVTATKGNEFEDYFLKRELLMGIYEKGFEKPSPIQEESIPIALTGSDILARAKNGTGKTAAFCIPALEKIDQDKNAIQVVIVVPTRELALQTSQVCKELGKHLKIQVMVTTGGTSLRDDIVRLHQPVHLLVGTPGRILDLTKKGVCILKDCSMLVMDEADKLLSPEFQPSIEQLIRYLPASRQILMFSATFPVTVKEFKDKYLPKPYVINLMDELTLKGITQFYAFVEERQKVHCLNTLFSKLQINQSIIFCNSVNRVELLAKKITELGYSCFYIHAKMLQDHRNRVFHDFRNGACRNLVCTDLFTRGIDIQAVNVVINFDFPKSSETYLHRVGRSGRFGHLGLAVNLITYEDRFNLYRIEQELGTEIKPIPPQIDQAIYCQ